From one Acipenser ruthenus chromosome 21, fAciRut3.2 maternal haplotype, whole genome shotgun sequence genomic stretch:
- the LOC117427962 gene encoding E1A-binding protein p400-like isoform X12, protein MHHGSGAQNVQRQLQRSKSFTGTEAEEQQQQSTNLPQSPVTSFAPSASPSAPQSPNYQIIMSRSPVPGQNVNITLQNVGQMVGGNQQITLTPLPLQNPASPGFQHSAQQWRFEHSSPSYIQVTSPLPQQVQPQSPTQHSPVPVQALQGVQRAGAPATGLSMCGQSPTRGFVDASMLVRQISLSSPSSSGHFVYQDGSGLAQLASGSAGQVQLSSPGTPGSVRERRLSQPHSQTGGTIHHLGPQSPAASGASIQTLGSPGHITTSSLPPQISSIIQGQLIQQQQQVLHGQQLGRAMGFDRTPPGMLSGVGGSAASFGMASPLPPSSPSRANAPQGLSNPPLTPTSASASVKKQPKKLEIPPATPEIAQLRKQCLEQHRKATESLKDSFKEHLIELFFLQHLQGNMMDFLAFKKKPCGPLFMYLRQNDLDLEDDEEEEQSEVINDEVKMVTGKDGQAGTPVAIATQLPPNVSAAFSSPQQQFQQTHQGTPVAGTANSVEIEAFKRQQALAQADQARRPRIEVGRHGMVFQHPGIAPLGSPGVPLQQLMPTVQGGMPPTPQTIQMAGQKQSQQQYDPSKGPPVQNAASLHTPPPQLPSRLQPTSMPLNALPPGLQLAQQQLVEAQAQPQTPLQVQVKQQLGPVSIANTPQTQLQAQLQQQMQPGLHVQMQTAQQLPQCQAQLQQVQATVALVRPGADSSPACQRLVVNSIPTSSLSPAPLAGTVSPSTTYSTLTHRTSPGSNKPLSPVSQSKLTVSSIPKMSSLVQGGAQDGSQDKQAEQAKLENQVHQRIAELRKEGLWSMSRLPKLQDAPRPKSHWDYLLEEMQWMAADFSQERRWKVAAAKKLVRTCARYHDEQRQIEEREKTEEEARLRRIACTIAKEVEYFWANIEQVVEVKLQIEVHEKRRKALSLCRAPKEGKDAKPIQETGVKSEKESSLELSPAGRKRKASTSTVQEEVEDEESTLEEQEAVEGAADHKNELAELDKEAKMSLDTLVEQYAGAYAENFEWPHPSSHSEDEDRDEEVEESPLESYNEEILIDSLLSIEEHGGPESSKAPLTDGQKPRKDIAEVAAAAELLLPKGSARATAVFRNAAPFLLHGSLREYQQIGVDWLASLYKKHLNGILADETGLGKTVQTAAFLAHLACKEGNWGPHLVVVRTCKILSWEMEIKRWCPSLKILVYLGNKKERRLKRRMWSESNGFHVCLTSFKLLLKDHKDFLRKRWKYLVLDEIQLLKNMTEKHWETILTLKSQQRLLLINTPLQNTLKELWTMIHFLLPGITRQYLDFPVKAGTDENQEYCHKLVIRLHRVIQPFILRRSKRDVEKQLPKKYEHILKCRLSSRQKILYEDVMTQTRSQEALKTGHFVSVLHVLMQLQRICNHPDLVHPRTTRSAYVSAALQYTTPSLVLGAIQYDPWKNVDMSIFDLIGNENKLTRYEAEEVLPKQKVTRKLIEEIYTAPDPPARPKQVKLKPSRLFEPVQYGQKPEGRTVAFPGSPPQRTPTTTTTAATVSQQGQVRGKSPVTTVPATQGGEVVKIAQLASITGSQSRITQPEMPVTLQFQGNKFTLSSSQLRQLTAGQPLQLQGNILQIVSAPGQQILRPQGSVVMQTVSQTQPVQNAVTAPSQQAQTATAPTTTAVQGKAPAVVVRTAVPSTAAGDQTANVKAVAATGTTTQEASEARNRLVKERLDRVFSANERRCSRSVFYGADLLEVCSVFDKDPVPKPATESNNSWRWIGRANCLSVQQASASVSHLQEALFTSEQRREALQDMAQRFVCVVPPAIAPAPQLYSANPPPQYSLELKMFRHKFHQEMAPHTKQLRSPTANHLIEFPDLRLLQMDSGKLEALSVLLHKLKSEGRRVLIFTQMVKMLDILEKFLDYHHLPYVRINEKTPAEQRQEQMRNFNRNKQIFCTILSNRCGSVVGSVLDADTVVFYDTDLNPSMDAKTQEWCDRIGRSKDIHIYRLGSGNSIEEKLLKNGTKDLIREVAAQGTDYTLAFLTQRTIQDLFEVESGSGEKVEEFVVLHQDPSPAETISPRIARPYIQALNSIGKEGASGAPIKSEDDSAAETSEDLGVEGDVKYEDEPSRLEELVAVVEQLTPIEKYALHYLEFVHMSSTEEEERKAMEKMIAAKKEWEVQQLKKLKIEDEERMMLEEEEDLFTYTREDAYNMEYVYDGPDGQTEIMPLWTPPTPPQDDNDVYIDSVICLMYDSTPVPESKLPPVYVRKEHKRLKMDPSAAGRKKKQRHGETVIPPRSLFDKGSFLKPRREGKDQKKNFSLKQQAPFAKPLPSLVKPAVEAGQDNPEWLISEDWALLQAVKQLLELPLNLSIVSAAHTPNWDMVSDVVNSCSRVYRSPKQCRSRYENVIIPREEGKLVYEANPKKKTKSIYKSKNSRPLRTCQIYAQDDSATHIHLYNSRFELMKIIASKRSPPIKPLLGMNPFQKNPKHASVLAESGINYDKPLPPIQVASQRAERIAKEKKALAEQQRAQQLAQQQAGPQPPPPPTPQPQTQQPAQPQAVPQAQAVVQAAGNTVTNTASLQAGTIKTAAVGTSLQTAPVSGNVIVNTVAGVPASSFQPTNKRLASPVIPATLTTTVGASPQVVHTQQRTVSTPAAPAEVVAIATNQGVRTVTPVTASTVSTTLTPVQTQNRSLITQVNPATAPSMQLPPGKGITHAQLHLLRQQQAQVQVQQIQAQAGSPAQIKTVGKPTQEQFLKIQQKQKLQLQHQQAVAAQQQTQQPSQQAAQAQQQQGQQQQQITAVTTSRGGPVLTGTTVTNLQVARLTRVAGTQLQAQGQIQSQPAQTAQVTLTKPPVVSVPAVTTLPVTMAGISVAIGQPQKAGGQVVAHQLQMQQHLLNLKKQQAAAAAAAQQQKAVQTQVGQGQGTVQQKVTVQAQQPTQQKVTYTTAQLQPGIKTQFLTTSIAQAQKPSAAQQVQTQLQVAKLPQIVQQQTVANIQQMVSASQMQGQTQTLTLSQNTGQQQVQVIPAGTATAQKLLQQQVGLAASPHSPAQGAASSESQGQQQAKVQVRAAPAVRVKAPTKPS, encoded by the exons ATGCACCATGGAAGTGGGGCCCAGAATGTGCAGCGCCAGCTTCAGAGATCCAAGTCTTTCACAGGTACTGAGGCAGAAGAGCAGCAACAGCAGTCCACAAACCTTCCTCAATCACCGGTGACCTCTTTCGCTCCATCCGCCAGCCCCTCTGCCCCTCAGTCCCCCAACTACCAGATCATCATGAGCCGGAGTCCTGTCCCAGGGCAGAACGTCAACATCACTCTGCAAAATGTAGGGCAGATGGTAGGGGGGAACCAGCAGATAACCCTCACCCCTCTGCCACTCCAGAACCCGGCATCCCCCGGGTTCCAGCACAGCGCCCAGCAATGGAGGTTTGAACACAGCTCTCCTTCTTACATCCAAGTCACGTCGCCCTTACCACAGCAAGTTCAGCCGCAGAGCCCCACCCAGCACAGCCCAGTACCTGTTCAGGCTTTGCAGGGGGTGCAAAGGGCTGGCGCTCCTGCGACTGGGTTAAGTATGTGTGGTCAAAGCCCGACTCGAGGATTTGTGGATGCCAGCATGCTTGTCAGGCAAATAAGCCTCAGTAGTCCATCAAGCAGCGGCCACTTTGTGTACCAGGATGGGTCAGGACTGGCACAGCTGGCATCGGGTTCAGCCGGACAGGTGCAGCTGTCTTCTCCTGGCACCCCAGGGTCTGTGCGGGAACGCAGGCTGTCTCAACCCCACTCCCAGACCGGCGGGACCATTCACCACCTGGGGCCTCAGAGTCCAGCAGCAAGCGGGGCCTCCATACAGACACTGGGAAGCCCAGGTCACATCACAACTTCCAGCTTGCCACCTCAGATCAGCAGCATTATCCAGGGCCAGCtgattcagcagcagcagcaggtgcttCATGGGCAGCAGCTCGGCAGGGCCATGGGTTTTGATAGGACTCCCCCGGGGATGCTAAGTGGGGTCGGTGGATCGGCTGCCTCTTTTGGCATGGCCTCCCCTCTGCCTCCCTCCAGCCCGTCCCGTGCCAACGCACCACAAGGATTGTCAAACCCCCCGCTCACCCCTACCAGCGCCTCAGCCTCGGTGAAGAAGCAGCCCAAGAAGCTGGAGATCCCGCCTGCCACTCCCGAGATTGcccagctgaggaagcaatgccTAGAGCAGCACAGAAAAGCCACAGAGAGCCTGAAAGACAGCTTCAAGGAGCATCTGATCGAGCTGTTCTTTCTGCAGCACCTGCAAGGGAACATGATGGACTTCTTGGCTTTCAAGAAGAAGCCTTGCGGGCCGCTTTTCATGTACCTGCGGCAGAACGACCTGGACCTGGAGGATGATGAGGAAGAGGAGCAGTCGGAAGTCATTAATGATGAG GTAAAAATGGTGACAGGAAAAGATGGTCAGGCCGGTACTCCTGTTGCTATAGCAACACAGCTTCCTCCTAATGTATCTGCTGCCTTTTCCTCACCACAGCAACAGTTTCAG CAGACTCATCAGGGTACGCCAGTGGCTGGTACTGCAAATTCCGTGGAGATTGAAGCCTTTAAAAGACAACAGGCTTTAGCACAAGCAG ATCAGGCTAGGAGGCCCCGGATTGAAGTTGGTCGCCATGGGATGGTTTTCCAGCATCCTGGTATAGCACCTTTAGGATCACCTGGGGTTCCTCTTCAACAGCTTATGCCAACAGTGCAAG GAGGGATGCCCCCAACTCCTCAAACCATTCAAATGGCAGGTCAGAAGCAGAGCCAGCAGCAGTATGATCCATCCAAGGGGCCTCCGGTCCAGAATGCTGCCAGCCTCCACACCCCTCCGCCCCAGTTGCCAAGCAGACTGCAGCCGACCAGCATGCCTCTGAACGCACTCCCTCCCGGGCTACAGTTAGCACAGCAGCAGCTGGTGGAAGCCCAGGCTCAGCCCCAGACTCCGCTCCAGGTCCAGGTTAAACAGCAGCTGGGACCAGTGTCCATCGCTAACACCCCTCAGACGCAGCTCCAGGCTCAGCTCCAGCAACAAATGCAGCCAGGACTTCATGTCCAGATGCAGACGGCACAACAGCTTCCACAGTGTCAGGCCCAGCTACAGCAAGTGCAAGCG acTGTAGCTCTGGTGCGACCTGGTGCTGATTCTTCCCCGGCCTGTCAGAGGCTGGTGGTCAATTCTATACCTACTTCTTCACTTTCACCAGCACCCCTTGCAGGTACAGTGTCGCCTTCTACCACCTActcaacactgacacacagaaccTCCCCAGGATCCAACAAACCTCTCTCTCCAGTCTCTCAGTCCAAACTGACTGTTTCATCAATACCGAAAATGTCTAGCCTTGTGCAGGGGGGTGCACAAGACGGTTCTCAAGACAAGCAAGCAGAGCAAGCTAAACTG GAAAACCAGGTCCACCAGAGGATAGCTGAACTGCGCAAAGAGGGCTTGTGGTCAATGAGCAGACTGCCCAAACTGCAGGATGCCCCGCGGCCCAAGTCTCACTGGGATTACCTTCTGGAGGAGATGCAGTGGATGGCAGCCGACTTTTCCCAGGAGAGGAGGTGGAAGGTGGCTGCTGCTAAGAAG CTTGTGAGGACCTGTGCGCGTTACCATGATGAACAAAGACAGATAGAAGAAAGGGAGAAGACAGAGGAGGAAGCCAGACTCCGGCGTATTGCATGCACCATTGCAAAAGAAGTGGAGTATTTCTGGGCTAATATTGAACAG gttgtTGAAGTCAAACTACAGATTGAGGTCCACgagaaaagaagaaaagcattAAGCCTATGCAGAGCACCAAAAGAAG GAAAAGATGCCAAACCTATTCAGGAAACTGGAGTTAAATCAGAAAAAGAGAGCAGCTTAGAGTTATCCCCTGCTGGAAGAAAGCGAAAAGCAAGCACATCAACAGTTCAAGAAGAAG ttgAGGATGAGGAGAGCACTTTAGAAGAGCAGGAAGCTGTTGAAGGAGCTGCAGATCATAAGAACGAGTTGGCAGAGCTGGATAAAGAAG CCAAGATGTCTTTGGACACCTTGGTGGAACAGTATGCTGGTGCCTATGCAGAAAACTTCGAGTGGCCTCACCCTAGTTCTCACAGTGAAGATGAAGACAGAGATGAAG AAGTGGAAGAGTCTCCACTTGAGAGCTACAATGAAGAGATCCTCATAGACTCACTGCTCAGCATTGAGGAGCACGGAGGCCCAGAAAGCTCAAAAGCTCCTCTGACTGACGGGCAGAAACCTAGGAAAGACATTGCTGAAGTGGCTGCTGCTGCAGAACTTCTCCTGCCCAAGGGAAGCGCGAGGGCCACCGctgtg TTTCGGAATGCGGCACCGTTTCTCCTGCATGGCAGCCTCCGGGAATACCAGCAGATTGGTGTGGACTGGCTGGCGAGCCTCTATAAGAAACACCTGAATGGTATCCTGGCAGATGAAACCGGCTTGGGCAAGACTGTTCAAACAGCAGCGTTCCTGGCACATTTGGCTTGTAAAGAAG GGAACTGGGGTCCACATCTGGTTGTGGTGCGGACGTGTAAAATTTTGAGCTGGGAGATGGAGATTAAACGCTGGTGCCCGAGTTTGAAAATTCTGGTGTACCTAGGCAACAAAAAAGAGCGAAGATTAAAAAGAAGG aTGTGGTCCGAGTCAAACGGCTTCCACGTGTGTTTGACTTCCTTTAAACTGCTGCTGAAGGATCACAAGGACTTTCTCAGGAAGAGGTGGAAGTACCTGGTACTGGATGAAATCCAGCTTCTCAAAAACATGACAGAAAAACACTGGGAAACAATCCTTACTTTAAAAAG TCAGCAGAGGCTGCTGTTGATCAACACCCCTCTCCAGAATACCTTGAAGGAGCTGTGGACCATGATACATTTCCTTTTGCCTGGAATTACAAGACAGTACCTAGACTTCCCAGTCAAGGCAGGGACAGACGAAAACCAGGAGTACTGCCACAAGCTTGTTATCCGGTTGCACAGG GTGATTCAGCCCTTCATTTTGAGGCGCTCGAAGAGAGACGTTGAGAAGCAGCTGCCAAAGAAATACGAGCACATCCTGAAGTGTCGCCTCTCGAGCAGACAGAAGATACTGTACGAAGATGTTATGACTCAGACCCG ATCCCAAGAAGCCCTCAAGACCGGTCACTTTGTTAGCGTTCTTCATGTTTTGATGCAACTTCAGAGGATCTGCAATCACCCAGACTTGGTTCATCCTAGAACCACACGGTCTGCCTATGTGTCAGCTGCACTGCAGTATACAACACCCTCCTTAGTACTGGGAGCTATACAGTATGATCCTTGGAAG aATGTGGACATGTCCATATTTGACCTGATCGGAAACGAAAACAAGCTGACAAGGTATGAAGCTGAAGAAGTGTTGCCAAAGCAGAAGGTGACCAGGAAGCTGATTGAGGAAATCTACACCGCCCCTGACCCTCCAGCCAGACCCAAACAAGTGAAATTAAAGCCCAGCAG GTTGTTTGAGCCGGTGCAGTACGGTCAGAAGCCTGAGGGCAGGACTGTTGCATTTCCTGGTTCTCCGCCTCAGCGCacacccaccaccaccaccaccgcggCTACGGTGTCCCAGCAGGGTCAGGTGCGGGGGAAATCTCCTGTCACCACAGTCCCAGCCACACAGG GTGGAGAGGTTGTGAAGATCGCTCAGCTCGCCTCTATTACTGGCAGCCAAAGTAGAATCACCCAGCCCGAGATGCCCGTTACTTTGCAGTTTCAGGGCAACAAATTTACCTTGTCCTCCAGCCAGCTTCGGCAGCTTACAGCCGGCCAGCCCTTGCAGCTACAAG GCAATATTCTGCAGATCGTGTCAGCACCTGGCCAGCAGATCCTAAGACCTCAGGGCTCTGTTGTAATGCAGACAGTATCTCAGACCCAGCCTGTGCAGAATGCTGTGACTGCGCCGAGCCAACAAGCACAGACCGCCACTGCTCCCACTACCACAGCAGTGCAAGGCAAGG CCCCAGCCGTCGTTGTGAGAACTGCTGTTCCAAGCACAGCTGCGGGAGACCAGACTGCAAATGTGAAAGCTGTTGCTGCGACAGGAACTACGACCCAG GAGGCCTCAGAAGCAAGGAACCGGCTCGTTAAGGAACGGCTAGACAGGGTGTTTTCTGCAAACGAGAGGAGATGCTCTCGATCTGTATTCTATGGGGCAGACCTTCTGGAAGTCTGCTCTGTGTTCGACAAAGACCCAGTACCCAAACCTGCCACTGAGTCCAATAACTCTTGGAGGTGGATTGGCAGGGCCAACTGCCTGAGTGTCCAGCAAGCAAGTGCTTCTGTTTCTCACCTGCAAGAAGCTTTATTCACTTCAGAGCAGAGACGAGAAGCCCTGCAGGACATGGCACAGCG GTTTGTCTGTGTCGTTCCGCCTGCTATAGCACCTGCCCCACAGCTGTACTCGGCAAATCCTCCCCCTCAGTACAGTCTCGAACTGAAGATGTTTAGACACAAGTTCCACCAAGAAATGGCTCCGCACACAAAGCAGCTGAGGAGCCCTACTGCAAACCACCTTATAGAGTTTCCTGATCTCCGACTGTTACAGATGGACTCAG GGAAGCTGGAGGCTTTGTCAGTTCTGCTACACAAGCTGAAATCGGAAGGCCGTCGGGTGCTGATTTTCACACAGATGGTGAAAATGCTGGACATCCTAGAGAAGTTCTTGGACTATCACCATCTTCCCTACGTGAGGATTAACGAGAAAACCCCAGCCGAGCAGCGGCAG GAACAGATGAGGAACTTCAACAGGAACAAGCAGATATTTTGCACCATTCTCTCAAACCGGTGTGGTTCTGTGGTGGGCAGTGTCCTGGATGCAGACACTGTTGTGTTTTATGACACTGACCTGAACCCCAGCATGGATGCCAAGACTCAAGAATGGTGTGACAGGATCGGCAGGTCCAAGGATATCCATATATACAG GCTTGGAAGTGGTAACTCTATTGAAGAGAAGCTTCTGAAGAATGGAACTAAGGATCTAATCAGAGAGGTGGCTGCCCAGGGGACTGACTACACCTTGGCCTTTTTAACACAG cgaACAATCCAGGACCTGTTTGAAGTGGAGTCTGGGTCTGGAGAAAAAGTGGAAGAGTTTGTGGTGCTCCATCAGGACCCATCTCCAGCAGAAACCATCTCTCCCAGAATAGCACGGCCATACATACAGGCATTAAACAGCATTGGCAAGGAAGGGGCTTCGGGGGCTCCTATAAAATCTGAAGACGACAGTGCTGCAGAAACGAGTGAAGATTTGGGTGTGGAAGGAGATGTGAAGTATGAAGACGAGCCTTCTCGCTTGGAGGAACTGGTCGCAGTTGTAGAGCAG CTTACTCCAATTGAGAAATATGCTTTACATTACCTGGAGTTTGTTCACATGTCCAGCACTGAAGAGGAAGAAAGGAAAGCTATG GAGAAGATGATTGCTGCTAAGAAAGAGTGGGAGGTGCAGCAGCTGAAGAAACTGAAGATCGAAGACGAGGAGAGAATGAtgctggaggaggaggaagatCTCTTTACTTACACTCGTGAAGACGCCTACAACATG gaataTGTCTATGATGGTCCAGACGGACAGACGGAAATAATGCCG ctGTGGACCCCACCAACACCCCCTCAAGATGACAATGACGTCTACATCGACTCTGTGATCTGTCTCATGTATGACAGCACTCCCGTGCCTGAATCGAAGCTGCCACCTGTTTACGTGAGGAAGGAACACAAGCGGCTTAAGATGGATCCATCCG CTGCAGGTAGGAAGAAGAAGCAGCGTCATGGAGAGACAGTCATCCCCCCGCGCTCGCTGTTTGACAAGGGCAGCTTCCTGAAGCCACGCAGAGAGGGGAAAGACCAGAAGAAGAACTTTTCGCTCAAGCAGCAGGCTCCCTTCGCTAAACCTCTACCCTCGCTTGTCAAACCTGCTGTTGAGGCTGGGCAGGACAATCCTGAGTGGCTGATCAGTGAGGACTGGGCCCTGTTACAG GCCGTGAAGCAGTTGCTCGAGCTGCCCTTGAACCTCTCCATTGTTTCAGCTGCGCACACACCAAACTGGGACATGGTCAGCGATGTTGTTAACTCCTGCAGCCGGGTCTATCGCTCCCCCAAACAGTGCCGGAGCAGATACGAGAACGTCATCATCCCCAGGGAGGAAGGAAAG ttggTCTACGAAGCCAAtccaaaaaagaaaaccaaaagcaTTTACAAG tcCAAAAATAGCCGTCCGCTTCGCACCTGCCAGATCTACGCCCAGGATGACAGCGCTACTCACATTCACCTGTATAACAGTCGCTTTGAGTTGATGAAGATTATCGCCAGCAAGCGAAGTCCACCTATTAAGCCGCT ACTGGGTATGAATCCATTCCAGAAGAATCCTAAGCATGCCTCAGTGTTAGCAGAGAG CGGAATCAATTATGATAAGCCACTGCCTCCTATCCAGGTTGCATCACAGCGCGCGGAGAGAATTGCAAAGGAGAAAAAG GCTTTGGCAGAGCAGCAGAGGGCTCAGCAGTTAGCTCAGCAACAGGCTGGCCCACAGCCTCCACCACCACCTACTCCACAGCCACAGACGCAGCAGCCAGCCCAGCCCCAGGCTGTCCCTCAGGCTCAGGCAGTGGTCCAGGCCGCCGGAAACACCGTCACCAACACAGCCTCACTG CAGGCTGGAACAATCAAGACAGCAGCTGTTGGAACAAGTCTTCAGACTG cgccTGTCAGTGGCAATGTGATTGTGAATACAGTGGCAGGAGTTCCAGCAAGCTCGTTTCAGCCCACCAACAAACGGCTTGCCTCTCCGGTTATTCCTGCCACTTTGACA ACAACAGTAGGCGCCTCCCCCCAGGTGGTACACACTCAGCAACGGACAGTCTCAACTCCCGCTGCACCTGCTGAGGTTGTTGCCATAGCAACCAACCAAGGAGTCAGAACCGTAACACCGGTAACGGCATCAACCGTGTCGACCACCCTCACTCCAGTGCAAACGCAGAACAGGTCTTTGATTACACAGGTTAACCCAG CCACAGCCCCTAGTATGCAGTTACCTCCAGGTAAAGGCATCACCCATGCCCAGCTCCACCTCCTGAGGCAGCAGCAGGCTCAGGTGCAGGTCCAGCAGATCCAGGCTCAGGCTGGCTCTCCTGCCCAGATAAAGACTGTCGGCAAGCCAACTCAG GAACAGTTTTTGAAGATACAGCAGAAGCAGAAACTCCAGCTACAGCACCAGCAGGCAGTAGCAGCCCAGCAGCAGACGCAACAGCCCTCGCAACAGGCAGCTCAGGCACAGCAGCAAcaggggcagcagcagcagcagatcacCGCAGTGACCACGTCCAGAGGAGGGCCGGTCCTCACTGGCACCACGGTCACCAACCTGCAGGTCGCACGTCTG ACACGAGTGGCTGGAACCCAGCTGCAGGCTCAGGGGCAGATCCAGAGCCAGCCTGCACAGACCGCCCAGGTGACCCTGACGAAACCCCCTGTGGTGTCTGTGCCGGCAGTCACCACTCTGCCTGTCACTATGGCAGGGATCAGCGTGGCTATCGGACAACCGCAGAAAGCAG GTGGCCAGGTGGTGGCGCACCAGTTGCAGATGCAGCAGCATCTTCTGAATCTCAAAAAACAGCAGGCAGCTGCCGCTGCAGCCGCACAGCAGCAAAAAGCAGTGCAGACCCAGGTGGGGCAGGGACAAGGCACTGTGCAGCAGAAG